From the Streptomyces sp. Tu 2975 genome, one window contains:
- a CDS encoding NUDIX hydrolase: protein MLALVSAFGAMREEIAPDGTVAAAVVSPQAAYFLRGLAAYLRTGHAILDNWERAGADAGPYSGNQVLAGPQFLYLSESRRLALDADAVPLREVNIVQVVVKTRRGRGAGAQYLLQYDERARQYQLPGGHVRTTDADHWATAIRELEEELAGYTYRPDRDVLTRLGVIDAVQPSRTHGAVTGYRVTFFHLKTDRDRLLLGPGAHWAGEEQLLDPDFRIGRAGLNVTALARLHATLPGGLGGLPWSHPGSLRRPVRQVISDRPWEAAGLAVGVIGLVVSLIPLFL, encoded by the coding sequence GTGCTCGCCCTGGTGAGTGCGTTCGGTGCCATGCGTGAGGAAATCGCACCGGACGGCACCGTGGCTGCTGCAGTGGTCAGCCCCCAGGCGGCCTATTTCCTGCGTGGCCTGGCGGCCTATCTGCGAACCGGTCACGCGATCCTCGACAATTGGGAGCGCGCGGGCGCGGACGCAGGGCCCTACTCCGGCAACCAGGTTCTTGCAGGGCCTCAGTTCCTCTATCTGTCGGAGAGCCGCCGACTGGCTCTGGACGCCGACGCTGTGCCACTGCGGGAAGTGAACATCGTCCAAGTGGTCGTCAAGACCCGCCGGGGGCGGGGCGCGGGGGCACAGTACCTTCTGCAGTACGACGAGCGGGCCCGCCAGTATCAGCTGCCTGGAGGCCATGTCCGGACCACGGATGCCGACCACTGGGCGACGGCGATCCGTGAACTCGAGGAAGAGCTTGCTGGATACACCTATCGACCCGACCGGGACGTCCTCACCCGGCTCGGTGTGATCGACGCCGTCCAGCCGTCCCGTACGCATGGTGCGGTGACCGGCTACCGCGTCACGTTCTTCCATCTGAAGACCGACAGAGACCGTCTTCTCCTGGGCCCGGGGGCGCACTGGGCCGGCGAGGAACAACTGCTCGACCCGGACTTCCGGATCGGCCGCGCCGGCCTCAACGTCACGGCTCTCGCGCGTCTCCACGCTACGCTCCCCGGCGGTCTGGGCGGCCTCCCGTGGAGCCATCCCGGGTCGCTGCGGCGTCCGGTTCGTCAGGTGATCTCGGACCGGCCCTGGGAGGCGGCCGGCTTGGCGGTGGGCGTGATCGGTCTGGTGGTGTCGCTCATCCCACTGTTCCTGTGA
- the aspS gene encoding aspartate--tRNA ligase yields MHRYRSHTCGELRASDVGADVRLSGWLHNRRDLGGILFIDLRDHYGITQLVARPGTKAAEVLDKLTKETVVRVDGKVVSRGAENVNPDLPTGEIEVEAAEVEVLGAAKQLPFTVNTDDGVNEERRLEYRFLDLRRERMHRNIMLRTAVISAVRHKMTALGFNEMATPILAATSPEGARDFVVPSRLNPGKFYALPQAPQQFKQLLMISGFDRYFQIAPCFRDEDARADRSPGEFYQLDVEMSFVEQEDVFQPIEKLMTELFEEFGGGRHVTSPFPRIPFREAMLKYGSDKPDLRAKLELVDISDVFEGSEFKAFAGKHVRALAVPDTADQPRKFFDGLGDYAVEQGAKGLAWVRVGNDGALTGPIAKFLTEENVKVLTERLGLAAGHAVFFGAGDFDEVSKIMGAVRVEAAKRAGHFEDNVFRFCWIVDFPMYERDEETGKIDFSHNPFSMPQGGLEALETKDPLDILGWQYDIVCNGVELSSGAIRNHEPEIMFKAFEIAGYSRETVEHEFAGMLRAFEYGAPPHGGIAPGIDRIVMLLADEPNIRETIAFPLNGNAQDLLMGAPTELEESRLRELNIQLRKPVAKSGE; encoded by the coding sequence ATGCATCGGTACAGGTCCCACACCTGCGGCGAGCTCCGCGCCTCTGACGTCGGAGCCGACGTCCGGCTGAGCGGCTGGCTGCACAATCGCCGAGACCTGGGTGGCATCCTCTTCATCGATCTGCGCGACCACTACGGCATCACGCAGCTCGTCGCCCGGCCCGGCACCAAGGCCGCGGAGGTGCTCGACAAACTCACCAAGGAGACGGTGGTCCGCGTCGACGGCAAGGTCGTCTCCCGCGGCGCCGAGAACGTCAACCCGGACCTCCCCACAGGTGAGATCGAGGTCGAGGCCGCAGAGGTCGAGGTCCTGGGCGCGGCCAAGCAGCTTCCGTTCACCGTCAACACCGACGACGGTGTGAACGAGGAGCGCCGGCTCGAGTACCGCTTCCTCGACCTGCGCCGCGAGCGCATGCACCGCAACATCATGCTGCGCACCGCCGTCATCTCCGCCGTCCGGCACAAGATGACCGCGCTCGGCTTCAACGAGATGGCGACCCCGATCCTCGCCGCGACGTCCCCCGAGGGCGCCCGCGACTTCGTGGTGCCGTCCCGTCTCAACCCGGGCAAGTTCTACGCGCTGCCGCAGGCCCCGCAGCAGTTCAAGCAGCTGCTGATGATCTCCGGCTTCGACCGCTACTTCCAGATCGCGCCCTGCTTCCGCGACGAGGACGCGCGCGCCGACCGCTCGCCCGGCGAGTTCTACCAGCTCGACGTCGAGATGAGCTTCGTCGAGCAGGAGGACGTCTTCCAGCCGATCGAGAAGCTGATGACGGAGCTCTTCGAGGAGTTCGGCGGCGGCCGCCACGTCACCTCCCCCTTCCCGCGGATCCCGTTCCGCGAGGCGATGCTGAAGTACGGCTCCGACAAGCCGGACCTGCGCGCCAAGCTGGAACTCGTCGACATCTCCGACGTCTTCGAAGGCTCGGAGTTCAAGGCCTTCGCCGGCAAGCACGTCCGCGCGCTGGCCGTGCCGGACACCGCCGACCAGCCCCGTAAGTTCTTCGACGGCCTCGGCGACTACGCCGTCGAGCAGGGCGCCAAGGGCCTCGCCTGGGTCCGGGTCGGCAACGACGGAGCCCTGACCGGCCCCATCGCCAAGTTCCTCACCGAGGAGAACGTCAAGGTTCTCACCGAACGTCTGGGGCTCGCCGCGGGCCACGCGGTCTTCTTCGGCGCCGGTGACTTCGACGAGGTCTCGAAGATCATGGGCGCCGTCCGCGTCGAGGCCGCCAAGCGCGCCGGCCACTTCGAGGACAACGTCTTCCGCTTCTGCTGGATCGTCGACTTCCCGATGTACGAGCGGGACGAGGAGACCGGCAAGATCGACTTCTCGCACAACCCGTTCTCGATGCCGCAGGGCGGTCTCGAGGCTCTGGAGACCAAGGACCCGCTGGACATCCTCGGCTGGCAGTACGACATCGTCTGCAACGGCGTCGAACTGTCCTCCGGAGCAATCCGGAACCACGAGCCCGAAATCATGTTCAAGGCGTTCGAGATCGCGGGCTACTCCCGCGAGACCGTCGAGCACGAGTTCGCCGGCATGCTCCGCGCCTTCGAGTACGGCGCCCCGCCGCACGGCGGCATCGCCCCCGGTATCGACCGCATCGTGATGCTGCTGGCCGACGAGCCGAACATCCGCGAGACGATCGCGTTCCCGCTCAACGGCAACGCGCAGGACCTGCTGATGGGCGCGCCCACCGAGCTGGAGGAGTCCCGTCTGCGCGAGCTGAACATCCAGCTGCGCAAGCCGGTCGCCAAGTCCGGCGAGTAG
- a CDS encoding AI-2E family transporter: MKRLAAWCVVALLVTGVAAVGIWLVVRFQTVVTPVLLALLGTALLGPLYRRLVRMKVQQSLAAALTCVAVVAVVGGAVYIVVSALIETGDQIIASLRQAASDLARHFGAAGTSLDDVASNARELLGKFGGTAASGVISGLSVVSEMIAIAVLALLLVFFFLRDSDRAVGALRSVAPGDAGELVEAIGRQAFRGVEGFMRGTTFIALIDALCITLGLLILRVPGAVGLGALVFVGAYVPYLGAFISGAVAVLVALADRGFVIALWALGVVLAVQVLEGHVLQPMIQSRTVHMHPAVVLLAITAGASLAGILGMLLAVPVTAAVFAAVRELRARYGAGGAETGGPGPSPGAAGAPGS; encoded by the coding sequence ATGAAGCGCCTCGCCGCCTGGTGCGTCGTCGCGCTGCTCGTCACCGGGGTCGCGGCCGTCGGGATCTGGCTCGTCGTCAGGTTCCAGACGGTCGTGACGCCCGTGCTGCTCGCGCTGCTCGGGACCGCGCTGCTGGGGCCGCTGTACCGGCGGCTGGTACGGATGAAGGTGCAGCAGTCGCTGGCCGCGGCACTCACCTGTGTCGCCGTGGTGGCCGTGGTCGGCGGCGCGGTCTACATCGTCGTCAGCGCGCTGATCGAGACCGGCGACCAGATCATCGCCTCACTGCGGCAGGCCGCCTCCGATCTCGCACGGCATTTCGGAGCCGCCGGGACCTCGCTCGACGACGTGGCCTCGAACGCCAGGGAACTGCTCGGCAAGTTCGGCGGAACGGCAGCCTCAGGTGTGATCTCCGGACTGAGCGTGGTCAGCGAGATGATCGCGATCGCCGTCCTGGCGCTGCTGCTGGTCTTCTTCTTCCTGCGGGACTCCGACCGGGCCGTCGGAGCGCTGCGCTCCGTCGCGCCGGGCGACGCCGGCGAACTCGTCGAGGCGATCGGGCGCCAGGCCTTCCGGGGCGTCGAGGGCTTCATGCGCGGGACGACGTTCATCGCGCTGATCGACGCCTTGTGCATCACGCTCGGGCTGCTGATCCTGCGGGTGCCCGGCGCGGTCGGACTCGGGGCGCTCGTCTTCGTGGGCGCCTACGTCCCCTATCTCGGCGCGTTCATCTCCGGCGCGGTGGCCGTCCTCGTCGCTCTCGCCGACCGTGGGTTCGTCATCGCGCTGTGGGCGCTCGGAGTGGTGCTGGCCGTGCAGGTGCTGGAGGGACATGTGCTCCAGCCGATGATCCAGAGCCGTACGGTCCACATGCACCCCGCGGTCGTACTGCTGGCGATCACGGCGGGGGCGAGCCTCGCCGGAATCCTCGGGATGCTGCTCGCCGTGCCCGTGACCGCCGCCGTGTTCGCCGCCGTCCGCGAACTCCGGGCGCGTTACGGAGCCGGGGGCGCGGAGACCGGTGGGCCCGGTCCGTCGCCGGGTGCGGCCGGCGCGCCCGGTTCGTAG
- a CDS encoding pirin family protein — MPAVTVENPITLPRVAAPAEALPRPVLAVTTAPSGFEGEGFPVRRAFAGINYQYLDPFIMMDQMGEVEYAPGEPKGTPWHPHRGFETVTYLLDGTFVHQDSNGGGGTIQNGDTQWMTAGSGLLHIEAPPEELVTSGGLFHGLQLWVNLPARDKMMDPRYQDIRGGHVRLLTSADGGALLRVIAGELGGHEGPGITHTPITMVHATLAPGAEITLPWREDFNGLAYVLAGRGAVGQELRPVRKGQTAVFGDGGSLTVRADESQDSNTPDLEIVLLGGQPIREPMAHYGPFVMNTQEELRQAFEDFQRGRLGTVPAVHGM; from the coding sequence ATGCCTGCAGTGACTGTCGAGAACCCGATCACCCTGCCGCGCGTCGCCGCGCCCGCCGAGGCGCTGCCGAGGCCCGTGCTCGCCGTGACCACGGCCCCGAGCGGCTTCGAGGGGGAGGGGTTCCCGGTGCGGCGCGCGTTCGCCGGGATCAACTACCAGTACCTCGACCCGTTCATCATGATGGACCAGATGGGCGAGGTGGAGTACGCGCCCGGCGAGCCGAAGGGCACGCCCTGGCACCCGCACCGCGGCTTCGAGACGGTCACGTACCTCCTCGACGGAACCTTCGTGCACCAGGACAGCAACGGTGGCGGTGGAACCATCCAGAACGGCGACACGCAGTGGATGACGGCCGGCAGCGGCCTGCTCCACATCGAGGCCCCGCCGGAGGAGCTGGTGACTTCGGGCGGCCTGTTCCACGGCCTCCAGCTGTGGGTGAACCTGCCCGCGCGCGACAAGATGATGGACCCGCGCTACCAGGACATCCGCGGCGGCCACGTGCGCCTGCTGACCTCCGCCGACGGCGGCGCCCTGCTCCGGGTGATCGCCGGCGAGCTCGGCGGTCATGAGGGCCCGGGCATCACGCACACCCCCATCACCATGGTCCACGCGACTCTGGCCCCTGGTGCGGAGATCACCTTGCCGTGGCGCGAGGACTTCAACGGCCTCGCGTACGTCCTCGCGGGCCGCGGTGCCGTCGGGCAGGAGCTGCGGCCGGTGCGGAAGGGGCAGACGGCCGTCTTCGGCGACGGTGGATCGCTGACCGTGCGTGCGGACGAGTCGCAGGACTCGAACACTCCCGACCTGGAGATCGTGCTGCTCGGCGGGCAGCCGATCAGGGAGCCGATGGCGCACTACGGCCCCTTCGTGATGAACACCCAGGAGGAGCTGCGACAGGCCTTCGAGGACTTCCAGCGGGGCCGTCTCGGCACCGTTCCGGCGGTCCACGGCATGTAG
- a CDS encoding SseB family protein, with translation MYGYDQTPGAQQQQYVAQQPSYGEQPLYPEPSPPSLADAVRAFTTGSMAAEDFQQIFATSKVYCPRGDNPGFLALHNTQQPVIPMFTSLKELRRYAGKESKYFVITGAEVIDLLPTGYGFVLDMEGDHRMVFDAKAVEQMVDFAMRRMYG, from the coding sequence ATGTACGGCTACGACCAGACCCCGGGCGCTCAACAGCAGCAGTACGTGGCTCAGCAGCCCTCCTACGGGGAGCAGCCGCTGTACCCCGAGCCGTCGCCGCCGTCACTGGCCGACGCGGTGCGGGCCTTCACGACGGGGTCGATGGCGGCCGAGGACTTCCAGCAGATCTTCGCGACGTCGAAGGTCTACTGCCCGCGCGGGGACAATCCGGGGTTCCTGGCCCTGCACAACACGCAGCAGCCGGTGATCCCGATGTTCACCTCGCTCAAGGAGCTGCGTCGGTACGCCGGCAAGGAGTCGAAGTACTTCGTGATCACGGGGGCCGAGGTGATCGACCTGCTGCCGACGGGCTACGGCTTCGTGCTGGACATGGAGGGCGATCACCGGATGGTCTTCGACGCGAAGGCCGTCGAGCAGATGGTCGACTTCGCGATGCGGCGGATGTACGGGTAG
- a CDS encoding acyl-CoA dehydrogenase: MGHYKSNLRDIEFNLFEVLGRDKLYGTGPFAEMDVDTAKSILAEIARLAENELAESFADADRNPPVFDPATNTAPVPESFKKSYNAFMDSEYWRLGLPEKIGGTTSPRSLIWSYAELLLGSNPAVWMYSSGPAFAGVLFEEGNEAQKKIAEIAVEKRWGSTMVLTEPDAGSDVGAGRTKAVQQDDGSWHIEGVKRFITSGEHDMEENILHYVLARPEGHGPGTKGLSLFLVPKYHFDWETGELGERNGVYATNVEHKMGLKASNTCEMTFGDQHPAKGWLIGDKHDGIRQMFMIIEFARMMVGTKAIATLSTGYLNALEYAKERVQGPDLKNFADKTAPKVTITHHPDVRRSLMTQKAYAEGMRALVLYTASIQDEIAVKETAGEDTKSLVALNDLLLPIVKGYGSEKSYEQLAQSLQTFGGSGYLQEYPVEQYIRDAKIDTLYEGTTAIQGQDYFFRKIVRDQGQALNALSEEIKKFLAVGTGGEELAAARDALAKAAVDLEAIVGTMTNDLIATGEDVKNIYKVGLNTTRLLMASGDVVVAYLLLRGAAVAAEKLETASAKDVPFYQGKIAAAKFFAANVLPGVSVERALAESVDGSLMDLDEAAF; the protein is encoded by the coding sequence ATGGGGCACTACAAGTCGAATCTCCGCGACATCGAGTTCAACCTCTTCGAGGTCCTCGGGCGCGACAAGCTGTACGGCACCGGCCCGTTCGCGGAGATGGACGTCGACACCGCCAAGTCGATCCTCGCGGAGATCGCCCGCCTCGCGGAGAACGAGCTCGCCGAGTCCTTCGCGGACGCCGACCGCAACCCTCCGGTGTTCGACCCCGCGACCAACACCGCCCCGGTCCCCGAGAGCTTCAAGAAGAGCTACAACGCCTTCATGGACTCCGAGTACTGGCGTCTGGGCCTGCCCGAGAAGATCGGCGGCACCACCTCGCCCCGCTCCCTGATCTGGTCCTACGCGGAGCTGCTGCTCGGCTCGAACCCGGCCGTCTGGATGTACTCCTCCGGCCCCGCCTTCGCCGGCGTGCTCTTCGAAGAGGGCAACGAGGCGCAGAAGAAGATCGCCGAGATAGCCGTGGAGAAGCGCTGGGGCTCCACCATGGTCCTCACCGAGCCGGACGCCGGCTCGGACGTCGGCGCCGGCCGCACCAAGGCCGTCCAGCAGGACGACGGCTCCTGGCACATCGAGGGCGTGAAGCGCTTCATCACCTCCGGTGAGCACGACATGGAGGAGAACATCCTCCACTACGTGCTGGCACGCCCCGAGGGCCACGGCCCCGGCACCAAGGGCCTCTCCCTCTTCCTCGTGCCCAAGTACCACTTCGACTGGGAGACCGGCGAGCTGGGCGAGCGCAACGGCGTCTACGCGACGAACGTCGAGCACAAGATGGGCCTCAAGGCCTCCAACACCTGCGAGATGACCTTCGGTGACCAGCACCCCGCCAAGGGCTGGCTGATCGGCGACAAGCACGACGGCATCCGCCAGATGTTCATGATCATCGAGTTCGCCCGGATGATGGTCGGCACGAAGGCCATCGCCACCCTGTCCACCGGCTACCTCAACGCGCTGGAGTACGCCAAGGAGCGCGTCCAGGGTCCGGACCTCAAGAACTTCGCGGACAAGACCGCCCCCAAGGTCACCATCACGCACCACCCCGACGTGCGCCGCTCCCTGATGACGCAGAAGGCGTACGCGGAGGGCATGCGCGCCCTCGTGCTGTACACCGCCTCCATCCAGGACGAGATCGCCGTCAAGGAGACCGCGGGCGAGGACACCAAGTCGCTCGTCGCGCTGAACGACCTGCTCCTGCCGATCGTCAAGGGCTACGGCTCGGAGAAGTCGTACGAGCAGCTGGCCCAGTCGCTGCAGACCTTCGGCGGCTCCGGCTACCTCCAGGAGTACCCGGTCGAGCAGTACATCCGCGACGCCAAGATCGACACCCTCTACGAGGGCACCACCGCCATCCAGGGCCAGGACTACTTCTTCCGGAAGATCGTCCGCGACCAGGGCCAGGCGCTGAACGCCCTCTCCGAGGAGATCAAGAAGTTCCTCGCGGTCGGCACCGGCGGCGAGGAGCTGGCCGCCGCCCGCGACGCGCTGGCCAAGGCCGCCGTGGACCTCGAGGCGATCGTCGGCACCATGACGAACGACCTCATCGCCACCGGCGAGGACGTCAAGAACATCTACAAGGTGGGCCTCAACACCACCCGCCTGCTGATGGCCTCCGGCGACGTGGTCGTCGCCTACCTGCTGCTGCGCGGCGCGGCCGTCGCCGCCGAGAAGCTCGAGACCGCCTCCGCCAAGGACGTGCCGTTCTACCAGGGCAAGATCGCGGCGGCGAAGTTCTTCGCGGCCAACGTCCTCCCGGGCGTCTCCGTCGAGCGCGCGCTCGCCGAGAGCGTCGACGGTTCGCTGATGGACCTCGACGAGGCCGCCTTCTAG
- a CDS encoding M18 family aminopeptidase translates to MSSEPARFDRGHTDDLMSFLTAAPTPYHAVAAAAERLEKAGFRQVLETDAWDGTTGGRYVVRGGALIAWYVPEGASAHTPFRIVGAHTDSPNLRVKPLPDTGAFGWRQVAVEIYGGTLLNTWLDRDLGLAGRLTLRDGSHRLVDIDRPLLRVPQLAVHLDRSVNTDGLKLDRQRHMQPIWGLGDVEEGDLIRFLEAESGIPQGEVTGWDLMAHSVEPPAYLGRDRELLAGPRMDNLVSVHAGTAALAAVAASAELPFIPVLAAFDHEENGSQSDTGADGPLLGSVLERSVFARGGSLEDRARAFAGTVCLSSDTGHAVHPNYGERHDPTHHPRANGGPILKVNVNQRYATDGQGRAYFAAACEKAGVPWQTFVSNNAMPCGTTIGPITAARHGIHTVDIGIAILSMHSARELCGADDPYLLANALAAFLEG, encoded by the coding sequence ATGAGCAGCGAACCTGCCCGCTTCGATCGCGGCCACACCGACGACCTCATGTCCTTCCTCACGGCAGCACCCACGCCGTACCACGCGGTCGCCGCGGCTGCGGAAAGGCTCGAGAAGGCCGGCTTCCGGCAGGTCCTCGAGACCGACGCCTGGGACGGGACCACCGGCGGCAGGTACGTCGTGCGCGGCGGGGCCCTCATCGCCTGGTACGTGCCGGAAGGCGCCTCTGCCCACACCCCGTTCCGCATCGTCGGCGCGCACACCGACTCGCCGAACCTGCGGGTCAAACCGCTGCCCGACACCGGCGCGTTCGGCTGGCGGCAGGTCGCCGTCGAGATCTACGGCGGCACCCTCCTCAACACCTGGCTCGACCGAGACCTCGGGCTCGCAGGCCGGCTCACGCTGCGCGACGGGTCCCACCGGCTGGTCGACATCGACCGGCCGCTGCTGCGTGTACCGCAGCTCGCGGTCCACCTCGACCGCTCGGTCAACACCGACGGCCTCAAGCTCGACCGGCAGCGCCACATGCAGCCGATCTGGGGGCTCGGTGACGTCGAGGAAGGCGACCTGATCCGCTTCCTCGAGGCGGAGTCCGGCATCCCCCAGGGCGAGGTCACCGGATGGGACCTGATGGCCCACTCCGTCGAACCGCCCGCCTATCTCGGACGCGACCGCGAACTGCTCGCCGGCCCGCGGATGGACAACCTCGTCTCCGTGCACGCCGGTACGGCCGCGCTGGCCGCGGTCGCCGCCTCCGCCGAGCTGCCCTTCATCCCCGTCCTCGCCGCCTTCGACCACGAGGAGAACGGCTCGCAGTCGGACACCGGCGCCGACGGCCCGCTGCTCGGCTCGGTGCTGGAGCGTTCGGTGTTCGCCCGCGGCGGCAGCCTCGAGGACCGGGCCCGCGCCTTCGCGGGAACGGTCTGCCTGTCCTCAGACACCGGCCACGCCGTCCACCCCAACTACGGCGAGCGGCACGACCCGACGCACCACCCGCGCGCCAACGGCGGCCCCATCCTCAAGGTCAACGTCAACCAGCGGTACGCCACCGACGGCCAGGGCAGGGCCTACTTCGCCGCGGCCTGCGAGAAGGCGGGCGTGCCGTGGCAGACGTTCGTGTCGAACAACGCGATGCCGTGCGGCACCACCATCGGCCCCATCACGGCGGCACGGCACGGTATCCACACCGTCGACATCGGCATCGCCATCCTCTCGATGCACAGCGCCCGCGAACTGTGCGGCGCGGACGACCCGTACCTGCTCGCGAACGCGCTCGCCGCCTTCCTCGAGGGGTGA
- a CDS encoding LURP-one-related family protein, whose protein sequence is MKYLVRDRIFAIGDDYWIEDEHGRHAFLVDGKAMRLRDTLEIKDPDGRVLITLRRRLFSVRDTMTIERDGGTLATVRRKRMSLLRNHYRVTLAEGTELDVSGRILDREFAVEYDGELLAHISRRWLTLRDTYGVDVVREDADAALLIAVAVCVIRMAEREREDR, encoded by the coding sequence ATGAAATATCTGGTGCGGGACAGGATCTTCGCGATCGGCGACGACTACTGGATCGAAGACGAGCACGGGCGGCACGCCTTCCTGGTCGACGGGAAGGCCATGCGGCTGCGGGACACCCTGGAGATCAAGGACCCTGACGGGCGCGTGCTGATCACTCTGCGTCGTCGATTGTTCAGCGTCCGGGACACGATGACGATCGAACGGGACGGCGGGACGCTGGCCACGGTGCGCCGGAAGCGGATGTCACTGCTGCGCAACCACTACCGGGTGACCCTGGCCGAGGGCACAGAGCTGGACGTCAGCGGGCGGATCCTGGACCGGGAGTTCGCGGTCGAGTACGACGGGGAGTTGCTGGCCCACATCTCGCGGCGATGGCTGACGCTGCGTGACACGTACGGGGTGGACGTCGTACGGGAGGACGCTGACGCGGCGCTGCTGATCGCGGTGGCGGTGTGTGTGATCCGGATGGCGGAGAGGGAGCGGGAAGACCGCTGA
- a CDS encoding carbon-nitrogen family hydrolase yields MRASLLQIAVDPDETVDSRRRRAASLVREQAGSELVILPELWPVGAFAYQQFEKEAEQPTGPTFEAMAEAAKDAGVWLHAGSVVEKADDGTLYNTSLVISPTGELAAVYRKIHRFGFDKGEAVMMGAGEDLVTVRLPGALTIGLATCYDLRFPELFRGLVDAGAQALVIPAGWPARRREHWTLLARARAVENQAYVLACGTAGTHAGVEQAGHSIVVDPWGEVLAEAGPGEEVVTVDLDPAKVTTTRDEFPALKDRRLGLPAPAAPRL; encoded by the coding sequence GTGCGCGCCTCTCTCCTTCAGATCGCAGTAGACCCGGACGAAACGGTCGATTCCCGTAGGCGGCGTGCGGCCTCCCTGGTGCGGGAACAGGCGGGCTCCGAACTGGTGATCCTCCCCGAGTTGTGGCCCGTGGGCGCCTTCGCCTACCAGCAGTTCGAGAAGGAGGCGGAGCAGCCCACCGGCCCGACCTTCGAGGCCATGGCCGAGGCCGCGAAGGACGCGGGAGTCTGGCTGCACGCCGGTTCCGTCGTGGAGAAGGCCGATGACGGCACCCTCTACAACACCTCGCTCGTCATCTCCCCCACCGGTGAACTCGCCGCCGTCTACCGCAAGATCCACCGCTTCGGCTTCGACAAGGGCGAGGCCGTGATGATGGGCGCGGGCGAGGACCTGGTGACCGTCCGGCTCCCGGGCGCCCTCACCATCGGTCTCGCCACCTGTTACGACCTGCGCTTCCCCGAACTGTTCCGCGGCCTCGTCGACGCCGGCGCCCAGGCATTGGTGATCCCCGCCGGCTGGCCCGCCCGTCGCCGCGAGCACTGGACCCTGCTCGCCCGCGCGCGCGCGGTGGAGAACCAGGCCTACGTCCTCGCCTGCGGCACGGCGGGCACCCACGCCGGCGTCGAGCAGGCCGGCCACAGTATCGTCGTCGACCCCTGGGGCGAGGTCCTCGCGGAGGCAGGCCCCGGCGAAGAGGTCGTCACCGTGGACCTCGACCCCGCGAAGGTCACCACGACCCGGGACGAATTCCCCGCCCTCAAGGACCGCCGTCTGGGCCTGCCGGCCCCGGCCGCCCCGAGGCTCTGA
- a CDS encoding maleylpyruvate isomerase family mycothiol-dependent enzyme: MTVHPSLQNYADAWTHSIEAIAELVGPLVEGEWNRATPCPGWSVRDIVSHVIGMECEMLGDPRPIHSLPRDLYHVQSEFARYMEMQVDVRRHHTAPEMTAELEYTMIRRARQLRNENRSPDALIRAPLGAEQTVQVAYRMRAFDTWVHEQDLRTALNKPGNLDSPGAHVARDVLLEGLPKVVAKEAGAPANSAVVFDVHGPLEFLRTVRVDADGRGSIDGSPSLGPLVTLALDWETYYRLACGRVRAAAVHDRIKVDGDTELAAAILREFAVTP, encoded by the coding sequence GTGACCGTCCATCCCAGCCTCCAGAACTACGCAGATGCCTGGACCCACTCCATCGAAGCGATAGCCGAGCTGGTCGGGCCGCTCGTCGAGGGTGAGTGGAACCGCGCCACTCCGTGCCCGGGCTGGTCGGTGCGTGACATCGTTTCGCATGTCATCGGCATGGAGTGCGAGATGCTCGGCGACCCGCGGCCCATCCACTCCCTGCCGCGTGATCTCTACCATGTGCAGAGCGAGTTCGCTCGCTACATGGAGATGCAGGTCGATGTGCGCCGACACCACACGGCGCCGGAGATGACCGCGGAACTCGAGTACACGATGATTCGGCGGGCACGGCAGCTGCGTAACGAGAACCGCAGCCCCGACGCCCTGATCCGAGCGCCGCTCGGTGCCGAGCAGACGGTGCAAGTGGCCTACCGGATGCGGGCGTTCGACACCTGGGTGCACGAGCAGGACCTGCGGACCGCGTTGAACAAGCCGGGCAACCTCGACTCCCCCGGTGCTCATGTCGCCCGGGACGTGCTTCTCGAAGGGCTGCCCAAGGTGGTCGCCAAGGAGGCGGGCGCGCCCGCGAATTCGGCCGTCGTCTTCGATGTGCACGGCCCGCTGGAGTTCCTGCGCACGGTGCGCGTCGACGCCGACGGGCGCGGTTCGATCGACGGCTCTCCCTCGCTCGGCCCGCTGGTGACCCTCGCCCTGGACTGGGAGACCTACTACCGGCTGGCCTGCGGACGCGTCCGGGCGGCCGCGGTGCACGACCGGATCAAGGTGGACGGGGACACGGAGCTGGCGGCGGCGATCCTGCGCGAGTTCGCGGTCACGCCGTAG